One genomic segment of Synergistaceae bacterium includes these proteins:
- a CDS encoding zinc-ribbon domain-containing protein, whose product MAQNLSLAGTPSPQSVPEAQKCPHCGKPYREGARFCSECGKPLALTCPKCGAVIERDVKFCPGCGTALQKTCECGASIPPGASFCANCGKAVS is encoded by the coding sequence ATGGCGCAAAATCTGAGCCTGGCCGGAACCCCCTCGCCTCAGTCCGTTCCGGAGGCCCAAAAATGTCCGCACTGCGGAAAACCTTACAGGGAAGGCGCCCGGTTCTGCTCCGAGTGCGGCAAGCCTCTGGCGCTCACCTGTCCAAAGTGCGGCGCGGTCATTGAGAGGGACGTGAAATTCTGCCCCGGCTGCGGAACCGCCCTGCAAAAAACCTGCGAGTGCGGAGCGTCCATTCCGCCCGGCGCGTCCTTCTGCGCCAACTGCGGCAAAGCGGTCAGTTAA